In Bradyrhizobium sp. 200, the sequence GTGTTGGTGCAAAGCTCGTTGAGCGTCATCGCGATGGCGATGACGGCGCCAGATGTCATCTGGATATCGGGTCCCGAAATCGAGAATTTCGGCTCGTCGGGATTGTCGAAGGCTTCGGTGGCGCTGCGGACGATCGTGCCAAGGTTCGCGCTGCTCCATCTTGCCTGCAAAAGGAGGTCGTGCGCGCGTCCAAGCGCGAGCAGCCGGCCCTCGATGGCGTGCTGTGCGTGCTCGGCGCCTGGCAGACCGCGCAGACTCTGCGAAACGATGGCGCCCACGGTTGCGAGCGTGTTCTTGATACGGTGGTGCAGCTCCTCAAGGATCAGCTTCTGCAGCTTGTCGGACGCCTCGCGTTCCCTGGCGTCGATGCCGGCCGTGGCAAGCAAACTCTGCGCATCAATCTCGGCCTGCGCGAGCAGAAGCCGCAGGCTGACATTTTCTGCCGCCAGTTCGTCCTGGTATGGGGATGTGCTGCTTGCGGGACGCGGTTCCGTCCGGAGATCGCCTTCAGGCATCGCTGATCGTATCATAATAAGTTGGGTACCGCACTGATCTTCGGTGGCTCAGTTTATGCACAATCACGCGATCTGAGCCGTATTCGGCGGTC encodes:
- a CDS encoding sensor histidine kinase, which produces MPEGDLRTEPRPASSTSPYQDELAAENVSLRLLLAQAEIDAQSLLATAGIDAREREASDKLQKLILEELHHRIKNTLATVGAIVSQSLRGLPGAEHAQHAIEGRLLALGRAHDLLLQARWSSANLGTIVRSATEAFDNPDEPKFSISGPDIQMTSGAVIAIAMTLNELCTNTTKFGALSVPQGRVDIKWTLDQQAQRLHLTWTERNGAAVRPPEKRSFGTRLIETLGRQLRGDVQLTYERTGFVYTFDVPMASLTSAAA